agaaattcccacacattggccctcatttagcaacctaacgtagaaaccagcgcagatatgagtgcagaaatcctcttaataggcttcacgtgggattcatgaaacgttggTATCACACCAATCGGAGCGTAAGAAtggtcgtacattgataaatgcatcGGCCGGAAACaatcgtaatttaaatatcacggcccaatatattctcggtttggAGGCCAGACATAATCCTGGCTAAAAAGCAGCACTTTTCAGAgatggagattgaaaccctgacagtagtgtgtgtcctatttggcagcctaaaaaccggtaggctgtaggaagaatgcGGAATAGAAACAGATCACTGAtgcggtcaacagtgttgccgtaTTAAATCAGATTCCAGcggaagtttatttaatttatacacccttgacatatgTACATACTCCTGATAGTAATATACAgacttatattgcaatctcttatGCCTACATTTAGGTTTACCTGCTGTATATTtaagtaaacacacagtagcagagtatatgcaatgttttatttttattttactcgtgttttaaatgtgagtcagagccaggcaacagctgtgagggagagccctgtctcctgacagcagaggggctggaaaaacaagctcaaatactgtatgtcagtcaatggcagaaagaaatcgttcacttgtggccataaacaacactttaaaacagtgttccccaaagtgggggtcgagACCCACaagggggtcgcgagccagagagggggggtcgcaagttgatttccggaaataaaaataaaaatttaaaaacgattagaaatagcatatgttagccatgattttaacacaagataaaactagtgtcAAAATTTTGGCTCTAGtggctcttttgattttcacgccCATAGTgtgtgcgcggttgcgcgcaatgtttacatacgtttatagtgggggggtcgcaagtcacttgcaccgttactttgggggtcgcgggctgaaagttttgggaacacctactttaaaagacaaacaaaaacctgaagataaataaaaatgttgtgcatcaTCACTTTTCCTGTATTCAATATCATTGCCATACACTATAAATTTTGAAAGAGAGGagtaatatcctgtctccttggtatagcccccagttggggctgtgctggacccTGCACTCTGGGCATTGCGTCATCTGGCTCCATCACTACATTTACGGCACCCTGTTTTCCTGCGCgatgttgtgcagaaccccacaggctaaaacaatgttgcagtcATTTTTTCTCCAATGTGGCTTGTGTGTGCGCAGGCAACGTGTGCACTGTTCCTCGGCTCatagaggtcttctaaaagagccagATCTGCCATTGTTGATAAGTGATCAACTGAAgatttctccttctcctgttactGAGAAGGAGAAATGCTGCACCGCAAGTCCACACTGACTCAAAAACCTGTGTACACAAGGTCAGACCCGATGTGAGATTTATTTTGCAgcctacgctcacgttcaaatttaTAAATGCCgagctttgcgtaggaatcggcgtacgtcGGTTTTAGGTTGtacgtttcataaatgagggccgtTGGActcacacactttttttgtctAATAAGTGACTGTCTGTCACAAATGGAGGGTTAGAGGTGTGGAGTTGGATGACTGACCGGTGTAAAGCTTCTCAGTCCAGGTGCAGGGAGTGGAGAGGACGTGAAGGACTCCTTTGTTGAAAAAGGGCATATTTCCAAGTGTTGAGTGTTGAATTCTCTTATCCGTCAAAACACAATCCTGACTTTGGAGGGTCTCTCATGAAGttctttcttgtcttctttacTAAGTCGAATGAATGAAACTGGTTTAGTTTTAAGTTTAAATGTAATGGCCGCCAGGAGTAACTTAGAATATTCATCCCCACGTTGTTTACTGCCTGTCTGCTTTCAAGGTGAATCACATGTTCATCTTTTAGTTACATCTTGAAGCAGTTACTGTACATCCATCGGTGTTTGAGCTACAAAGGCTTTTTCAGCTATGTAGTGTGAGTGTGCGTTTGTggaacctttttttcaacaacaacaagaaaaacatcTGTATTTATGGACTAATTGTTCAGGTTCTTGTGTATCTTCTTTTCCCCAGACATTCTCAGCAGCTGTGATGATTGTCCCTGTCTTTTGTATTTTCCCATAGATGGTTCCTCTCATCAACACAGCCACCGATGCCCTGATGAGCAACTTGAATGTCTCCGCTGAGTCAGGACAGGCCTTTGACATCCACAggtgatctcacacacacacacacacacacacacacacacacacacacacacacacacacacacacacacacacacacacaataaataggTGTTattataaatagcctattaGTATTTATGGTGTCATTTTTTGTCCTCATATtttggtttgtgtgtattttgcagGTGTTTTGGCTGCTTCACCATGGATGTTATTGCTAGCGTAGCATTTGCTACCCAGGTGGACTCTCAGAACAACCAAGACGACCCGTTTGTCCAGCATGCGCAGAtgttcttctccttctctttcttcagGCCCATCATGCTGTTTTTCCGTCAGTCAAATTAATTTGTAATGTTAGTCATATGTTCAAgttattcaaaacatttttatagGAAAGCAATGAAGGCAAAAGAATGAAATCTTATTAAAGCATAGACCACAAACGGGAGGGTTTACTATCTCCTGGTACATAAATATGTCAAAGtaaatcgatttttttttttaattaagcacaaaataaaaagattttaataCATAGATTTTAATATTGTGCAGTCATGTGCAAGTGTGTAAAGTTGCCATTTCAGATAGTTACACCAGCACATGTGGTCCATTGTGTGTCCAGTTGCTTTTCCATTCATCATGGCTCCTCTGGCGAGACTGATCCCCAACAAAAGACGAGACCAGATGAATCAGTTCTTCATCCAATGCATTCAGAGGATCATCAAGCAGAGAGAGGAGCAGCCTCCTGAGCAGGTCAGCCTCATGGACATTTAATCACCttttaaacccttgtgttgtcttccatttgACCATGCACTTgtcttcctccccccccccccccccccccaaaaaaaacaaaaaaacccccactatttttctgacgtttttgttccttttttcaacacttcctgttttgttttttttctttcaatgtttttggcattttttgggTGTTGCCTTTTTACACATCTTTTCTCTGCCATGTATAAATACCACGAACACCAGCTTATTACTATTTTTActcttatttttggaattcacggtcaatgaacctcatttataggaaattgtacTTAATccttgagttagaaaagcagaaatgatgaaCTAGTTACACTAATATTAAAAGAAGGATAATCAGACTGGTATATGTCACGTTCAGTTGGGATACTGCTcaacatttcaatttcaaatgctaaaaaatgtaacaaaacaccccaaattcaataaaaatagagatccaattttttttttgtacttacGTAacgcgttgtatggaatcatccatgttagtTTTGGTTAATTCAAATTAGGAAGTCAAAAAGAAACTTTTATTTCTGATACATTCTGAGACAtttagaaaatgggtcaaatttgacctgaagacaacacaagggttaaataaagaGCCGCTTACAATTTCCCATTAAAGATTTTCCAAATTAATTTattggtggttgtttttgttgatgtaGAGGCGTCGCGACTTCCTTCAGCTGATGTTGGATGCAAGATCCAGCAAGGAGTGCGTGTCTTTGGAAGACTTTGACACGGCGAAGCTGGATCCCAGGAACCAGATCCAAGCTGCCTCTGATCCAGACGACCATCCGCACCCAGAGGAGCCCCCCAGCAGGCGTCCGCAGAAAAAGATGATGACTGAGGATGAGGTCGTGGGTCAGGCTTTCGTCTTTCTTCTGGCCGGTTACGAAACCAGCAGCAGCACGTTGGCCTTCACCTGCTACCTCCTGGCCATCCACCCGGAATGTCAACGCAAAGTACAAGAAGAGGTGGATGATTTCTTCACCAGACATGTGAGTGTGTTGCGTTACCCTTTTgatctcatttcattttttaagattattacAAGATTGTGGTTGTGGACAGTTCAAATTCAGTGCACACAGATTTTTGTTTcttaatttttacatttaaaatcctTACTGAATTATCTGAATTTATTTCTTATCAACGTGAATTgtaatttatcttttttttccccccctttcttttGTTGCAGGAGTCACCAGATTACACAAACGTCCAGGAGCTCAAGTATTTAGACATGGTTATAAGTGAAGCATTGCGCCTTTACCCCCCTGGATTCAGGtatattaaaacattaaataaagatAAAACTTAGTTAGTTGAGGTTTAGTTAGGTTTATGCTACTCTCAATCATACAGTAATCATATGAAGTACAACGAAGGAAAAATGACTCTAAGTATAAAACCTGCATCCATGGCATTTTTGCCCCACCAAAGGTTTGCGAGAGACATCGACCAGGACTGTGTGTTGAACGGCCAGCGTCTCCCTAAAGGAGCGACGCTGGAGATCCCAGCAGGCTTCCTCCACTACGACCCCGAGCATTGGCCAGAGCCTGAGAGCTTCATCCCTGAGCGGTACGAGGCTGTTCTTACAGCAGACAAGCTATACTGTGGCGCCTGCAACCTTGTGTTCTATTATTGTCTAAATCCTGTAAATGATGGCAAAAAGTGCCATCACGAACACATTCTACACACGTACTGTAAGTCTTTACCTGCAGTTAACTGAAAAGTAGTGTGCGACATCCAATCGAAATAGTCATATGGTGTTATATACAGTAACTTACATTTTGGGATTTGGACCTCACATAATTTATTATTGGactattttgttttctgtcaaatGAGAAGATGTATGGACCTCATGCAGTTCACCAGTGCAACCACATTTCTTTAGTTCTTTAGTTAGGCTCAGGCattaacatgtacagtacataccacCTTGAAACTTTCTTCTGTCGTACATGTCTGACCTGGCTATGACAAAGGTAGTAAAGTCCCTGTATAGCACTGAATGAAACGCACTATTTTAATAATGACTAAATCCTATTCTCTAACATGGTTTGGATTTCCAGATTCACACCAGAGGCCAAAGCCAACCGACATCCCTTTGTATACCTGCCATTCGGGGCCGGTCCCCGGAACTGTGTGGGGATGAGGCTCGCCCAGCTGGAAATCAAAATGGCTTTAGTGCGTCTGTTCCGCAGGTTCAGCATTGTGGCCTGCTCCGAGACCAAGGTGGGTCGGGTTCCAGCAAGAACAAAGGGACGCAAGAGTGTAGTCACGGCTGTTATGTTCACTTATTGTAGTTGGTTTGTTTTACCAAGATATGATAATTCAAAACAACAAAGCACTGCCTACACAGAGAGTGAATGTGTAGCCGTTTCCTTCTCAGTGTTGGGCTGGGCCACAGCTGCTTGGACTCTATATTAATGTAATTGGTTCTCTTGTCAACATAAATAATTAACTATCAATAATTGACATTTGACATTGCTGCAATTTTCACAAATTAACCAATTACCAATGATCAAAATTCAATATGCATCCAAATGAAGGTAGTTTTTCATTTAGAATATATGTTAAATGTTTGGCAGATGTTGCTTTACATgtggtatttttttctttgtgcagGTTCCTCTTGAGTTGAAGTCGTCAAGCACTCTAGGACCTAAAAACGGCATATTTGTAAAAATTCAAAGAAGAGACATGGGGGAAGGTCAAGAGAATTCTCCACCAGACAGTTAGAAACTCACCGTTCTTCTTGGATGGTAGAAAAACCCTATGAACCATTACAAAGCATTCTGCGGGTCCATGTTGTAACAGTGGCCCAGTTTTAAAGATCTGTTCCTTTGACACAAAGAGTCTCTTAGCCGCTTACCTCAGCATGGagccatgttgttttttttaaatcgattTTGAATTGGCGGCTCAGGGGAGGCTTTTCTTTCATTACCCATTAATCTAAACAATGGTTTTAATTTCACTTTAACCAGGGTACCATTGTTTTTGCTTCCTTGCACTGTAGAAGACCCTTGCACCTTCACCAAATGGCCAGTGTGTTCAACTGAGCTGCTCCCATTGATGCCGCTCGCGCTACTTCATCCCCATTAATGGCCGTTAATTAACTAATTACCACCATACAGCCACAGATTTCCAAGTCTGACATAGGCAGAGGAACATATTCTGACAAAAAGACCTGTCACTTGTGTTACTGATATTTGAATATACTAAAGAAATGTATATACTGAACTAcgtgtgtaaataaataatgcaagatttctctttttttattacttataTTGACTACATTAATGGCAATTTGTAATGTGTTTACTACATAACCAGTTCATTGTAACCCTCTGCATCATCCATTTAGACTTACATTGGACGTGGACTATAGCAAACATTTTTATCACAACAGACAGCCATGATAAGAATAGACATTTTCCAAGGAAAAGCcttattttctatttctatacATTCTGCAAAAGGTATTTAACTCACCCAAAAAGCTACAGAGAAAAATCCCAGTGAGCATTCCCATTTCCAAACTTTACACTTCTACGAGGAAACAACTGTGACATTATCAGCTAATAAAattatggatttatttttattttttttatacttcttACACCACTGTAAAACTCCACAAAGCCACTGTTGTTCCAGTCAAAGTACTTCATAATAGAGTTTTACGGCATTGTAATTTATGATTAGTTATTAAATACTCTGGATAAATCTGTAGTTTTGCAAAGACAACGTGGATGCTGGGATTGCTCTCGCTGTCATCACAACTGTCGTAGAGGGTTGTGCCTTTTCCTTTTGGCGGGGGCCGGACGTAGCTGCTACTTCCACGGGTATACTCCCCCACCAGGACCAGAGCAGCAAACATGATCTTGTTCAGGGTTCGTTTGACGCTGGCATATCTGTCGGAGTAGGACGCATCTCTGGCAAAGTAGCTCTCTAAAGAAATAGAGCGTTACTGACACAGCCTAAGTGTCCGTTATGTTCTTTCaataatgtatactgtatattcatctTATTACCAGAAAGGCTGCTGAAGCTACTGTACCTTTGCCGTAGGCCGTGCCATGGACACCACACATTCTCCAGTCAAAGTTTTCCTCGCAGATGGCCTCAATCAGGGACTCATCTGTCCCGTGGAACAAGTACTGCTCATTCACAGTTTTCCCTCCGATCCTTGTCTTAATCCGCTCTTTCCGTTTTAACACACAATacagaaaacataaatgtgtgcaactaattattattttcacttttgatTAACCCAAAAAGTAGCTGCAGTTTCAGGGGACAATCTGTAGGTTCATCACTGCTAGACGAGCGACCACTTTTACACTGCCTTGTCTTTGTCATTTGATACATTGTTATTATAAGAACATTGGCTATAGCTTTAAGCAGGTCTATGATTTACCACTGAAAGACTTTCCACAGAGAGGGGTTCTGGATCCTCTGGATGCTGTTAATGTTACCCTGGGGCATGGTTCTCAATCATAATATACTCCTTCGCAGATTTGGAGAGCTATGCAAGCTAAAAAGATAAGTGCACAGTGCAGATAAACAGGTGAGATATTTTGCAAATTTAagtccagctctgtgtcatggctgtgtgggcagtgtgtttcaATGACCAGTGTATCTGGCTTTGGAGAAGAGCAGTGGATCTCTGTGACCCATTTCGTCGGCAGACCACCTTTGCTCTGCTCCGTGAACTGGCGCCACAAAGGGAAGCCAAACACCtttcatttaaccctcatgtc
This genomic stretch from Etheostoma spectabile isolate EspeVRDwgs_2016 chromosome 8, UIUC_Espe_1.0, whole genome shotgun sequence harbors:
- the tbxas1 gene encoding thromboxane-A synthase, encoding MEAVVDFLNVFHIMASGLSMTLSLFVIFLGLLYWYSIYPFSVLSRCGIAHPKPIPFLGNLLMFRQGFLKPLNELIKTHGRVCGYYLGRRPVVVIADPDMLRQVMVRDFSSFPNRMTIRFASKPMTDCLLMLRNERWKRVRSILTPSFSSAKMKEMVPLINTATDALMSNLNVSAESGQAFDIHRCFGCFTMDVIASVAFATQVDSQNNQDDPFVQHAQMFFSFSFFRPIMLFFLAFPFIMAPLARLIPNKRRDQMNQFFIQCIQRIIKQREEQPPEQRRRDFLQLMLDARSSKECVSLEDFDTAKLDPRNQIQAASDPDDHPHPEEPPSRRPQKKMMTEDEVVGQAFVFLLAGYETSSSTLAFTCYLLAIHPECQRKVQEEVDDFFTRHESPDYTNVQELKYLDMVISEALRLYPPGFRFARDIDQDCVLNGQRLPKGATLEIPAGFLHYDPEHWPEPESFIPERFTPEAKANRHPFVYLPFGAGPRNCVGMRLAQLEIKMALVRLFRRFSIVACSETKVPLELKSSSTLGPKNGIFVKIQRRDMGEGQENSPPDS
- the LOC116693687 gene encoding protein mono-ADP-ribosyltransferase PARP12; this encodes MPQGNINSIQRIQNPSLWKVFQWRKERIKTRIGGKTVNEQYLFHGTDESLIEAICEENFDWRMCGVHGTAYGKESYFARDASYSDRYASVKRTLNKIMFAALVLVGEYTRGSSSYVRPPPKGKGTTLYDSCDDSESNPSIHVVFAKLQIYPEYLITNHKLQCRKTLL